A segment of the Streptomyces sp. XD-27 genome:
GCAGTACGTCGGATCGGTGAACAACGCCAGCGTCGTGCTGTACGTCGCCGCGATCATGGTCGGGGTGGCGTGGGCCCGTGACCGCCGGCTGCGCTCGGGCTGAGCTTCGGCCGCGACC
Coding sequences within it:
- a CDS encoding SCO3870 family protein yields the protein MSQAPFGALVAALAALATALGFLAIELRADGYEQYVGSVNNASVVLYVAAIMVGVAWARDRRLRSG